GTAACTTTTTGGCGGTACACAAATTCACAGAAGAGTTGTACGAGTTTGCCTTCGAGAAATTTGATGAGGTAGCCGAACTTCTGAAGATGAACGGAGAATTCCCTGTTTCGTCCGTGAAAGAGATTCTATCACTTTCCGAGATAAAGGAACTTGATGCCAAGGAGTTAAACTGCTCCGAAGCCCTGAAGATAGTCCACGAAGATTTGGTGTTATTAAAGGAGAAAGCACTTAAGATAAGAGAAGAAGCTGAAAGTT
The genomic region above belongs to Fervidobacterium thailandense and contains:
- a CDS encoding Dps family protein, producing the protein MSLHTIKSFLADLLVVNVKWHNVHWNVVGSNFLAVHKFTEELYEFAFEKFDEVAELLKMNGEFPVSSVKEILSLSEIKELDAKELNCSEALKIVHEDLVLLKEKALKIREEAESSKKYDVVMKFDELISELSKYVWFIESMLK